In Curtobacterium sp. TC1, the following proteins share a genomic window:
- a CDS encoding glycoside hydrolase family 16 protein, giving the protein MFKRATTVVLVAAAAAALAITAAAVPESRATSSAAPAGASSSSATPTPHPTTVATDPTIGRTPTFSVDFDTPAAANGPFAATYAQSWQPYPDATGGKYWSSKMVSAHDGYMDIALDGEHGSAGAFGTPEDAWSHVGGSFSIRARATGGDKNGAAIMLWPTSNDWADGELNYPEGNFDGSPRVFHHSMLPGDEKASDNYNTRVSWRDWHTYTTEWIPGRAIHYYLDGKLVFTVARNVPTTPHRYMVQVGNWGKAGHLQIDWVRTYDAQ; this is encoded by the coding sequence GTGTTCAAGCGTGCGACGACCGTCGTCCTGGTGGCTGCTGCGGCTGCTGCGCTGGCCATCACGGCCGCCGCGGTGCCGGAGTCGCGGGCGACATCATCGGCGGCCCCGGCCGGCGCATCGAGCAGCAGCGCGACCCCGACCCCGCACCCGACCACGGTGGCCACCGATCCGACCATCGGGCGCACGCCGACCTTCTCGGTCGACTTCGACACCCCGGCTGCGGCGAACGGCCCGTTCGCGGCGACGTACGCGCAGTCGTGGCAGCCGTACCCGGACGCTACCGGCGGCAAGTACTGGTCGAGCAAGATGGTCAGCGCGCACGACGGGTACATGGACATCGCCCTCGACGGCGAGCACGGTTCGGCCGGCGCGTTCGGGACCCCCGAGGACGCCTGGTCGCACGTCGGCGGGTCGTTCAGCATCCGCGCCCGTGCCACCGGCGGCGACAAGAACGGCGCAGCGATCATGCTCTGGCCGACGTCGAACGACTGGGCGGACGGCGAACTCAACTACCCCGAGGGCAACTTCGACGGCTCGCCGCGGGTGTTCCACCACTCGATGCTGCCCGGGGACGAGAAGGCGTCGGACAACTACAACACCCGGGTGTCCTGGCGGGACTGGCACACCTACACGACCGAGTGGATCCCCGGGCGGGCGATCCACTACTACCTCGACGGCAAGCTCGTCTTCACGGTCGCGCGGAACGTCCCGACGACCCCGCACCGCTACATGGTGCAGGTCGGCAACTGGGGCAAGGCCGGCCATCTGCAGATCGACTGGGTCCGCACGTACGACGCGCAGTGA
- a CDS encoding Gfo/Idh/MocA family protein has translation MTVRWGVIGTGGIARSFVGDCVAAGIEFTAVGSRTREGAETFAAEFGIARAHGSYDDLVADDAVDAVYVATPHVRHAEDALLAIRAGKHVLVEKAFTMTAAEARTVVDAARRAGVAVTEAMWTRFLPQMAMIREVLAEGRIGRPVLVEATHHQALPTDPSHRLRDPALGGGALLDLGVYPVSFAVDVLGVPTSLVAAGTLSEQGVDTQMGVVLTHDGGAQSMIHFGMDLRSPNTASVIGESGRIDLDSTWYTPTTWRIRDRDGVVVEEFDAREELAGYGHEARAFEAMIRSGVHEGGPMDAEQSVAIMAVMDEARRQVGVRYPADDDPTAP, from the coding sequence ATGACGGTTCGCTGGGGAGTCATCGGCACGGGCGGCATCGCCCGGTCCTTCGTGGGCGACTGCGTCGCCGCGGGCATCGAGTTCACGGCGGTCGGCAGCCGCACCCGCGAGGGCGCGGAGACGTTCGCGGCGGAGTTCGGCATCGCACGGGCGCACGGCTCTTACGACGACCTCGTCGCCGACGACGCGGTCGACGCGGTGTACGTCGCGACCCCGCACGTCCGGCACGCCGAGGACGCCCTGCTCGCGATCCGCGCCGGCAAGCACGTCCTCGTCGAGAAGGCCTTCACGATGACCGCGGCCGAGGCACGCACGGTGGTCGACGCTGCCCGTCGGGCCGGCGTCGCGGTGACCGAGGCGATGTGGACCCGCTTCCTGCCGCAGATGGCGATGATCCGCGAGGTCCTGGCCGAGGGGCGCATCGGGCGGCCGGTGCTCGTCGAGGCGACGCACCACCAGGCCCTGCCCACCGATCCGTCGCACCGGCTGCGCGACCCCGCCCTCGGAGGTGGGGCCCTGCTGGACCTGGGCGTGTACCCGGTGTCCTTCGCCGTCGACGTGCTGGGGGTGCCCACCTCGCTCGTCGCGGCCGGCACACTGAGCGAGCAGGGCGTCGACACGCAGATGGGCGTCGTCCTCACGCACGACGGCGGGGCGCAGTCGATGATCCACTTCGGGATGGACCTGCGCAGTCCGAACACCGCGTCGGTCATCGGCGAATCGGGGCGCATCGACCTCGACTCGACCTGGTACACGCCGACGACCTGGCGGATCCGGGACCGCGACGGTGTCGTGGTCGAGGAGTTCGACGCGCGCGAGGAACTCGCCGGCTACGGGCACGAGGCCCGTGCGTTCGAGGCGATGATCAGGTCGGGTGTGCACGAAGGCGGTCCGATGGACGCCGAGCAGTCGGTCGCGATCATGGCCGTCATGGACGAGGCCCGCCGACAGGTCGGCGTGCGCTACCCCGCGGACGACGACCCCACAGCACCCTGA
- a CDS encoding HAD family acid phosphatase: protein MRRSVLTVVATSAAIVLTSTLVGGPASAHGWGGPGHGPGHSPGHSADAGLTPRTHFTMAADGTSGATQGGEGIPNIDSVKKTIATYYGDPGTGLANRTDSPYIREMRSIVARQGASLQRIHDRAVRHGEKPAIVLDADDTTLWTYDMEVADMHFVFDPARQDEWVQDERFAATPSMVGFVNRAAAMGFTVFGLTGRNDDQKTATVQNLSKVGYTAFAEDRFFTKWTGTGASQQPSYITCATAKCTTVEYKALTRKHIEQDLGYDITLNIGDQWSDLQGGYADRSLKLPNPTYSLPSADLPGVSEPRLAPRTQFTMAADGSSGATQSGEGIPNIDSVKKTIATYYGDPGTGLANRTDSPYIREMRSIVQRQAPVVAAQCAVGRKLHRNPAIVLDADDTTLWTYDMEVADMHFVFDPALQDEWVQDERFPATPSMTSLVSIAQRSGCTIIGLTGRNADQETATIDNLHRVGYPQFSATKRGTETYYTKWTGVGASQQPSYITCATAKCTTVEYKSQTRAHIESRAGGRYDVVANFGDQYSDLLGGSADRSVKLPNPTYYLP from the coding sequence ATGCGCCGTTCCGTCCTCACCGTCGTCGCCACCAGCGCGGCGATCGTCCTCACGTCCACCCTCGTCGGCGGTCCGGCCAGCGCACACGGGTGGGGAGGACCAGGACACGGACCAGGGCACTCGCCAGGGCACTCCGCCGACGCCGGCCTGACGCCGCGGACGCACTTCACGATGGCCGCCGACGGCACGTCCGGTGCGACGCAGGGCGGCGAGGGCATCCCGAACATCGACTCCGTCAAGAAGACCATCGCCACGTACTACGGCGACCCCGGTACCGGACTCGCGAACCGGACCGACTCCCCCTACATCCGTGAGATGCGGTCCATCGTCGCCCGCCAGGGTGCGTCCCTGCAGCGCATCCACGACCGAGCCGTCCGCCACGGCGAGAAGCCCGCGATCGTCCTCGACGCCGACGACACCACCCTGTGGACGTACGACATGGAGGTCGCGGACATGCACTTCGTCTTCGACCCCGCGCGGCAGGACGAATGGGTGCAGGACGAGCGCTTCGCCGCTACCCCGTCCATGGTCGGCTTCGTCAACCGCGCCGCCGCGATGGGCTTCACGGTGTTCGGACTGACCGGACGGAACGACGACCAGAAGACCGCGACCGTGCAGAACCTGTCGAAGGTCGGCTACACGGCCTTCGCCGAGGACCGCTTCTTCACGAAGTGGACCGGCACGGGCGCCTCGCAGCAGCCGTCGTACATCACCTGCGCCACGGCGAAGTGCACCACCGTCGAGTACAAGGCACTCACCCGCAAGCACATCGAACAGGACCTCGGCTACGACATCACGCTGAACATCGGCGACCAGTGGAGCGACCTGCAGGGCGGGTACGCCGACCGGTCCCTCAAGCTGCCGAACCCCACCTACTCCCTGCCCTCGGCCGACCTGCCCGGGGTCTCCGAGCCGCGGCTCGCGCCCCGCACACAGTTCACGATGGCGGCCGACGGCTCCTCCGGCGCGACCCAGTCCGGTGAGGGCATCCCGAACATCGACTCGGTCAAGAAGACCATCGCCACGTACTACGGCGACCCCGGCACCGGACTCGCGAACCGCACGGACTCCCCGTACATCCGCGAGATGCGGTCCATCGTGCAGCGACAGGCCCCCGTCGTCGCCGCCCAGTGCGCCGTCGGCCGGAAGCTGCATCGCAACCCCGCGATCGTGCTCGACGCCGACGACACCACGCTCTGGACCTACGACATGGAGGTCGCGGACATGCACTTCGTCTTCGACCCCGCGCTGCAGGACGAGTGGGTGCAGGACGAACGGTTCCCGGCAACTCCGTCGATGACCTCGCTCGTGTCGATCGCCCAGCGTTCCGGCTGCACGATCATCGGGCTGACCGGCCGGAACGCCGATCAGGAGACCGCCACCATCGACAACCTGCACCGCGTCGGCTACCCGCAGTTCTCGGCCACGAAGCGCGGCACCGAGACGTACTACACGAAGTGGACCGGGGTCGGGGCGTCGCAGCAGCCGTCGTACATCACCTGCGCCACGGCGAAGTGCACCACCGTCGAGTACAAGTCGCAGACCCGGGCGCACATCGAATCACGAGCGGGTGGCCGGTACGACGTGGTCGCGAACTTCGGTGACCAGTACAGCGACCTGCTCGGGGGCTCGGCGGACCGCAGCGTCAAGCTGCCGAACCCGACGTACTACCTGCCCTGA
- a CDS encoding DNA polymerase III subunit delta': MSVWDGLTGQEEAVASLRNAAESTDGTGGMTHSWLITGPPGSGRSNVATAFAAALVGNGPDDDHTLQQITAKTHPDVSVLTTQRVIITIDEIRQLVTSSYYSPSVGRYRIVIIEDADRMTERTSNLLLKALEEPPERTVWILCAPSEADLLPTIRSRVRSVRLRVPGIESVADLLVARTGIDRTLAMDAARQAQSHIGMAQRLATSEEARDRRRRTLTTVLGVRSVGDAVMAAADLLAVADEDAKAITQQRDSEERDAALRSLGIEPGGTIPPALRSQLRLLEEDQKRRATRSLRDGLDRILVDVSSLYRDLLLLGLGAPAEPVNLAMRDHLDHALQSVTPAAALEVLDAIALARQRIAANVAALLALEALLVTIARVRH; this comes from the coding sequence GTGAGCGTGTGGGACGGCCTGACCGGGCAGGAAGAGGCAGTCGCCTCCCTCCGGAACGCCGCGGAGTCGACCGACGGCACCGGCGGCATGACGCACTCGTGGCTGATCACGGGCCCTCCCGGATCCGGCCGGTCGAACGTGGCGACGGCGTTCGCGGCGGCCCTCGTGGGCAACGGTCCCGACGACGACCACACCCTGCAGCAGATCACCGCCAAGACGCACCCCGACGTGTCGGTGCTCACGACGCAACGCGTGATCATCACCATCGACGAGATCCGGCAGCTCGTCACGTCGTCGTACTACTCGCCGTCGGTCGGGCGGTACCGCATCGTGATCATCGAGGACGCCGACCGCATGACGGAACGCACCTCGAACCTGCTGCTCAAGGCGCTCGAGGAGCCACCGGAGCGCACGGTGTGGATCCTCTGCGCCCCGAGTGAAGCGGACCTGCTGCCCACGATCCGGTCGCGCGTGCGCTCCGTGCGACTCCGGGTCCCCGGCATCGAGTCCGTCGCCGACCTGCTCGTCGCGCGCACCGGCATCGACCGCACCCTCGCGATGGACGCAGCACGGCAGGCGCAGAGCCACATCGGGATGGCGCAGCGTCTCGCGACGAGCGAGGAGGCCCGCGATCGCCGTCGCCGCACCCTGACGACCGTGCTCGGCGTCCGGAGCGTCGGCGACGCGGTGATGGCCGCCGCCGACCTGCTCGCCGTCGCGGACGAGGACGCCAAGGCCATCACGCAGCAGCGCGACTCCGAGGAACGCGACGCCGCCCTGCGGTCGCTCGGCATCGAGCCCGGCGGCACGATCCCGCCAGCCCTCCGCTCGCAGCTCCGCCTGCTGGAAGAGGACCAGAAGCGCCGTGCGACCCGCAGCCTGCGCGACGGCCTCGACCGCATCCTGGTCGACGTGTCCTCGCTCTACCGCGACCTGCTCCTGCTCGGTCTCGGTGCGCCTGCCGAGCCGGTCAACCTGGCGATGCGCGACCACCTCGACCACGCCCTGCAGTCGGTCACGCCGGCCGCGGCGCTCGAGGTGCTCGACGCGATCGCCCTCGCCCGGCAGCGGATCGCCGCGAACGTGGCGGCATTGCTCGCGCTCGAGGCGCTGCTCGTCACGATCGCCCGCGTCCGGCACTGA
- a CDS encoding BLUF domain-containing protein, giving the protein MRDDRTEAAFSVRKVVMLLSLVYMSAADEPFDQDRLDALLEHARARNAASGLSGLLVYKDGRFMQLLEGPEAAVLETYQRIIEDPRHTDVGLLVEERIHTPRFGEWTMAFDRGHEAALPDGFDTFLTDGDRSADTSKARALLRWFRTHPMAAPDAALGKHRR; this is encoded by the coding sequence GTGCGCGACGATCGAACCGAAGCCGCGTTCTCCGTTCGAAAGGTCGTCATGCTCCTGTCACTCGTCTACATGAGCGCCGCCGACGAACCGTTCGACCAGGATCGCCTCGATGCGCTGCTCGAACACGCCAGGGCCCGGAACGCCGCATCCGGCCTGTCGGGCCTGCTCGTGTACAAGGACGGCCGGTTCATGCAGCTGCTCGAGGGCCCGGAGGCCGCCGTCCTCGAGACGTACCAGCGCATCATCGAGGACCCCCGGCACACCGACGTCGGCCTGCTCGTCGAGGAGCGGATCCACACCCCACGGTTCGGGGAGTGGACGATGGCGTTCGACCGCGGGCACGAGGCCGCGCTCCCCGACGGCTTCGACACGTTCCTGACCGACGGCGACCGGAGCGCGGACACCAGCAAGGCGCGAGCGCTGCTGCGCTGGTTCCGCACGCACCCGATGGCCGCCCCCGACGCCGCACTCGGCAAGCACCGACGCTGA
- the topA gene encoding type I DNA topoisomerase yields the protein MPGTKKLVIVESPAKAKTIAQYLGDGYEVQASVGHIRDLVEPKNLPAELKKGSLGKFSVDVDNGFEPYYVVSDAKKKTVAELKRALKDADELYLATDEDREGEAIAWHLLQVLKPKVPVKRMVFHEITKEAIQRAQEATRELDTALVDAQETRRILDRLYGYEVSPVLWRKVAPGLSAGRVQSAATRLVVDRERERLAFVSANYWDLSARFEKAGESSFSARLARIQGTRVASGRDFDDRGALSGDVVRLDEAAAASLTAVLERAGDATVRSVDSKPYTRRPAAPFTTSTLQQEAARKLRLSPRQTARAAQTLYENGYITYIRTDSVSLSKQAIDAARKQAADLYGAATVPDKPRLYASKSKNAQEAHEAIRPSGDSFRTPQELQGTLTGVEWRLYDLIWKRTIASQMADAKGSTASIVLGIASTESVEGITSTANGTDAEFTASGTVITFRGFLSAYEEGRDEDRHESSERAGQDVALPDVKQGEHLEVHDVLAKGHDTTPPPRFTEASLIKTLEELGIGRPSTYPTISPTIIDRGYVSLRGTQLVPNWIAFSVVRLLEEYFGELVEYDFTAEMEEDLDRIARGDADRVDWLKGFYFGGGDDDQRGLRTVIDNLGEIDAREINSVELAPGLTLRIGRYGPYIEVPSDDPEKPRRVNVPEDLAPDELTVEKAKELVDAPVIGDRVVGINPDTGKEVLAKDGRFGPYVTERTPEPEPTVDPKTGEVVETAAVPEPAAAEAPAETTTGKKAPAKKAPAKRTTKKAAAPKERTASLFKSMDPATVDLETALKLLDLPRVVGQDPETGNDITAQNGRYGPYLKKGTDTRTLPGEDAIFDIDLAGALEIFSQPKYGGNRAASSALKEFEADPVSGKPIKMKDGRFGPYVTDGETNATIPKGEDVEAVDHARAVQLIADKRAKGPVKKKTPARRAPAKKK from the coding sequence GTGCCAGGCACGAAGAAGCTCGTGATCGTCGAGAGCCCTGCGAAGGCGAAGACGATCGCGCAATACCTCGGTGACGGATACGAAGTCCAGGCCTCGGTCGGACACATCCGCGACCTCGTCGAGCCGAAGAACCTGCCGGCCGAGCTCAAGAAGGGCTCCCTCGGCAAGTTCTCGGTGGACGTCGACAACGGCTTCGAGCCGTACTACGTCGTGTCCGATGCCAAGAAGAAGACGGTCGCCGAGCTCAAGCGTGCGCTCAAGGACGCCGACGAGCTCTACCTCGCAACAGATGAAGACCGCGAGGGTGAAGCGATCGCCTGGCACCTGCTCCAGGTCCTCAAGCCGAAGGTCCCCGTCAAGCGGATGGTCTTCCACGAGATCACGAAGGAGGCGATCCAGCGGGCGCAGGAGGCCACCCGTGAGCTCGACACCGCCCTCGTCGACGCGCAGGAGACCCGCCGCATCCTCGACCGTCTCTACGGGTACGAGGTCTCGCCGGTCCTGTGGCGCAAGGTCGCCCCCGGCCTCTCGGCCGGTCGTGTGCAGTCCGCCGCGACCCGGCTCGTGGTCGACCGTGAGCGCGAACGCCTCGCCTTCGTCTCCGCGAACTACTGGGACCTCTCCGCGCGCTTCGAGAAGGCGGGGGAGTCCTCCTTCTCGGCGCGACTCGCCCGGATCCAGGGAACCCGCGTCGCCTCGGGGCGCGACTTCGACGACCGCGGTGCGCTCAGTGGCGACGTCGTGCGCCTCGACGAGGCCGCAGCCGCCTCGCTGACCGCCGTGCTCGAGCGCGCCGGGGACGCCACCGTCCGCAGCGTCGATTCGAAGCCGTACACCCGGCGTCCGGCGGCACCGTTCACCACGTCGACCCTGCAGCAGGAGGCAGCGCGCAAGCTGCGCCTGTCGCCGCGGCAGACGGCGCGTGCAGCCCAGACCCTGTACGAGAACGGCTACATCACCTACATCCGTACCGACTCGGTCTCGCTCTCGAAGCAGGCGATCGACGCCGCACGCAAGCAGGCGGCCGACCTGTACGGCGCCGCGACGGTGCCGGACAAGCCCCGCCTGTACGCGAGCAAGAGCAAGAACGCGCAGGAGGCGCACGAGGCGATCCGCCCGTCGGGTGACTCCTTCCGCACCCCGCAGGAGCTCCAGGGCACGCTGACCGGCGTCGAGTGGCGGCTCTACGACCTCATCTGGAAGCGCACCATCGCGTCCCAGATGGCGGACGCCAAGGGTTCGACCGCGTCGATCGTGCTCGGCATCGCGTCGACCGAGTCGGTCGAGGGCATCACGTCGACCGCGAACGGCACCGACGCCGAGTTCACCGCGTCCGGCACCGTCATCACCTTCCGCGGCTTCCTCAGCGCCTACGAAGAGGGCCGCGACGAGGACCGTCACGAGTCGAGCGAGCGTGCCGGGCAGGACGTCGCCCTGCCCGACGTCAAGCAGGGCGAGCACCTCGAGGTGCACGACGTGCTGGCGAAGGGCCACGACACCACGCCGCCGCCGCGCTTCACCGAGGCCAGCCTCATCAAGACGCTGGAAGAGCTGGGGATCGGGCGTCCGTCGACGTACCCGACGATCAGCCCGACGATCATCGACCGCGGCTACGTGTCGCTGCGCGGCACCCAGCTCGTGCCGAACTGGATCGCGTTCAGCGTGGTCCGGCTGTTGGAGGAGTACTTCGGCGAACTGGTCGAGTACGACTTCACCGCCGAGATGGAAGAGGACCTCGACCGGATCGCCCGCGGCGACGCCGACCGGGTCGACTGGCTCAAGGGCTTCTACTTCGGTGGGGGCGACGACGACCAGCGCGGCCTGCGGACCGTCATCGACAACCTCGGTGAGATCGACGCGCGTGAGATCAACTCGGTCGAGCTCGCACCGGGCCTCACCCTGCGGATCGGTCGGTACGGCCCCTACATCGAGGTGCCGAGCGACGACCCGGAGAAGCCGCGTCGCGTCAACGTCCCCGAGGACCTGGCCCCCGACGAGCTGACCGTCGAGAAGGCGAAGGAACTCGTCGACGCCCCCGTCATCGGCGACCGCGTCGTGGGCATCAACCCGGACACCGGCAAGGAGGTCCTGGCGAAGGACGGCCGCTTCGGTCCCTACGTCACGGAGCGCACCCCGGAGCCCGAGCCCACCGTCGACCCGAAGACCGGCGAGGTCGTCGAGACCGCGGCTGTGCCCGAGCCCGCAGCGGCCGAGGCCCCCGCCGAGACCACGACCGGCAAGAAGGCACCGGCGAAGAAGGCCCCGGCGAAGAGGACGACGAAGAAGGCCGCGGCACCCAAGGAACGGACGGCCTCGCTGTTCAAGTCGATGGACCCGGCGACCGTCGACCTCGAGACCGCGCTGAAGCTCCTCGACCTGCCCCGCGTCGTCGGCCAGGACCCGGAGACCGGCAACGACATCACCGCGCAGAACGGTCGCTACGGCCCCTACCTGAAGAAGGGGACGGACACCCGGACCCTGCCCGGCGAGGACGCGATCTTCGACATCGACCTCGCCGGTGCGCTCGAGATCTTTTCGCAGCCGAAGTACGGCGGCAACCGTGCCGCGAGCTCCGCGCTGAAGGAGTTCGAGGCGGACCCCGTGTCCGGCAAGCCGATCAAGATGAAGGACGGCCGCTTCGGCCCCTACGTCACCGACGGCGAGACGAACGCGACGATCCCGAAGGGCGAGGACGTCGAGGCCGTCGACCACGCCCGTGCCGTCCAGCTCATCGCGGACAAGCGCGCCAAGGGCCCGGTCAAGAAGAAGACGCCGGCCCGACGGGCGCCGGCCAAGAAGAAGTGA
- the tmk gene encoding dTMP kinase encodes MTGRFITLEGGDGAGKTTQAELLSAWLVEHGRTVLRTREPGGTELGLRIREIVLHERGHVSPRAEALLYAADRAHHVETVVRPAIARDEVVLQDRYIDSSVAYQGVARGLGAEHIRSVSAWAADGLVPDLTILLDLDVTVGRARVAAARGDTFDRLESEAEAFHESVRRAFLDMAAAEPDRFLVVDAGGSTEDVQRAIRAAVAPLVAIDPA; translated from the coding sequence GTGACCGGACGGTTCATCACGCTCGAGGGCGGCGACGGCGCGGGCAAGACGACCCAGGCCGAGCTGCTCTCGGCGTGGCTCGTCGAGCACGGCCGCACCGTCCTGCGGACCCGCGAGCCCGGTGGCACCGAGCTGGGCCTGCGGATCCGCGAGATCGTCCTGCACGAGCGCGGGCACGTGTCGCCCCGAGCCGAGGCGCTGTTGTACGCGGCGGACCGCGCCCACCACGTCGAGACGGTCGTCCGTCCGGCGATCGCCCGCGACGAGGTCGTGCTGCAGGACCGGTACATCGACTCGTCGGTCGCCTACCAGGGGGTCGCGCGCGGTCTGGGCGCCGAGCACATCCGCTCGGTGTCGGCGTGGGCGGCGGACGGCCTGGTGCCGGACCTGACGATCCTGCTCGACCTCGACGTGACGGTCGGCCGTGCGCGGGTCGCCGCGGCCCGCGGGGACACGTTCGACCGCCTGGAGTCCGAGGCCGAGGCGTTCCACGAGTCGGTGCGACGGGCGTTCCTCGACATGGCGGCGGCCGAGCCCGACCGGTTCCTGGTGGTCGACGCCGGCGGCTCCACCGAGGACGTCCAGCGCGCCATCCGCGCCGCGGTCGCCCCGCTCGTCGCGATCGACCCGGCATGA
- a CDS encoding DUF4244 domain-containing protein has translation MSTTPNRIRRTRRVADRLHAAVQDDQGSATAEYAVVILAAVAFAGVLVAVMRSGEVQTILTELVRGALAL, from the coding sequence ATGAGCACCACACCGAACCGCATCCGTCGCACCCGCCGCGTCGCCGACCGGCTCCACGCCGCCGTCCAGGACGACCAGGGGTCCGCGACCGCCGAGTACGCGGTCGTCATCCTCGCCGCCGTGGCGTTCGCCGGCGTGCTCGTCGCCGTCATGCGCTCGGGCGAGGTCCAGACCATCCTCACCGAGCTCGTCCGCGGTGCCCTCGCGCTGTGA
- a CDS encoding TadE family type IV pilus minor pilin: MPSRCDRAGSGDRGSVTVEFAVVLPVVALVLTLLVAAVLVVDGQGRLQSAAAVAARGVGRGDDAVGLAAAERIAPGSSVTVRRTADLVCVDATRGGTGPFAVLPLRATACAAARGR, from the coding sequence GTGCCCTCGCGCTGTGACCGTGCGGGATCCGGTGACCGGGGCTCGGTCACGGTCGAGTTCGCGGTCGTGCTGCCCGTCGTCGCACTCGTCCTCACACTGCTCGTCGCGGCCGTCCTCGTCGTCGACGGACAGGGACGCCTGCAGTCGGCCGCGGCGGTGGCTGCGCGGGGTGTCGGACGCGGGGACGACGCCGTCGGACTCGCTGCCGCCGAGCGGATCGCGCCGGGATCCTCCGTCACCGTCCGGCGCACGGCCGACCTGGTGTGCGTCGACGCCACGCGCGGCGGCACCGGTCCGTTCGCAGTGCTGCCGCTCCGGGCGACGGCCTGTGCCGCGGCACGAGGACGCTGA
- a CDS encoding type II secretion system F family protein, with product MAGTLDRVATLVAAGVPPARAWELVGRLPAGNAPASADIAVVLRVAERTGAPVAETLGALAGALRRSAASDRAIRVALAGPRTSARVVLALPLFGLGLGASWGSGAVQVLTGSPLGWGCSAVAALLVLLGRAWTARLVRSATPDGRVPGVVLDAWAVAVSGGGSWIAAGEAVRRATGGNVPPAADAVRLREVLDLAQRAGVPAAGLLRRAAEDVRDDAAAAGLAAAERLAVRLVLPLGTCVLPAFVLVGVVPVVVGVLSSTVVGAR from the coding sequence GTGGCCGGCACCCTGGACCGGGTGGCGACGCTCGTCGCGGCCGGGGTCCCTCCGGCGCGGGCCTGGGAGCTCGTCGGCAGGCTCCCGGCCGGGAACGCCCCGGCGTCCGCGGACATCGCCGTCGTCCTCCGGGTCGCGGAACGGACCGGCGCGCCCGTCGCGGAGACGCTCGGCGCCCTCGCCGGCGCGCTCCGTCGATCGGCGGCATCGGACCGGGCGATCCGGGTCGCCCTCGCCGGCCCGCGCACCAGTGCCCGCGTGGTCCTGGCACTGCCGCTCTTCGGGCTCGGACTCGGGGCGTCGTGGGGATCCGGAGCCGTGCAGGTCCTCACCGGATCGCCGCTCGGCTGGGGGTGCTCGGCGGTCGCGGCGCTGCTCGTGCTGCTCGGGCGGGCGTGGACCGCGCGGCTCGTCCGGTCGGCGACGCCGGACGGGCGCGTGCCCGGGGTCGTCCTCGACGCCTGGGCGGTCGCCGTGTCCGGTGGCGGCTCGTGGATCGCGGCCGGAGAGGCGGTCCGTCGCGCCACCGGCGGGAACGTCCCTCCGGCCGCTGACGCGGTCCGCCTGCGCGAGGTGCTCGACCTGGCCCAGCGCGCGGGCGTCCCCGCCGCGGGACTGCTGCGTCGTGCCGCGGAGGACGTCCGTGACGACGCCGCTGCCGCCGGACTCGCCGCGGCCGAGCGCCTGGCGGTCCGACTGGTGCTGCCGCTCGGCACCTGCGTCCTGCCCGCGTTCGTGCTCGTCGGGGTGGTGCCCGTCGTGGTCGGCGTCCTCTCCTCCACCGTCGTCGGTGCGCGGTGA
- a CDS encoding TetR/AcrR family transcriptional regulator, whose product MPDAEPGLRERKRRATRRAIQAAALRIAIEDGLGAVTVDEISRRADVSPRTFFNYFPSKEQAILGDDPELPDDAALQEFVDGGPGGDLLSDLGALLVHSTQELIEERGLIEERQQVLRANPELFSRRMESMKEFQAEIQAAVTRRLEREDPELAADPDALRRRARLASIVALGALRHAWWEWSGSEGGSHLVDELRRSFAELGVLVSRSLV is encoded by the coding sequence ATGCCCGACGCTGAACCCGGCCTGCGCGAACGGAAACGCCGCGCCACCCGCCGCGCCATCCAGGCCGCCGCGCTCCGCATCGCGATCGAGGACGGCCTCGGCGCGGTCACCGTGGACGAGATCTCGCGTCGGGCGGATGTCTCACCCCGCACGTTCTTCAACTACTTCCCGAGCAAGGAACAGGCGATCCTCGGGGACGACCCGGAACTGCCCGACGACGCCGCGCTGCAGGAGTTCGTCGACGGCGGACCCGGGGGCGACCTGCTGTCGGACCTCGGCGCGCTGCTCGTCCACTCGACGCAGGAGCTCATCGAGGAGCGTGGACTGATCGAGGAGCGACAGCAGGTGCTCCGAGCGAACCCCGAGCTCTTCAGCCGTCGCATGGAGTCGATGAAGGAGTTCCAGGCCGAGATCCAGGCCGCGGTCACCCGGCGGCTCGAACGCGAGGACCCCGAGCTCGCTGCAGACCCCGATGCGCTCCGTCGGCGGGCGCGCCTGGCGTCGATCGTCGCCCTCGGCGCACTGCGGCACGCGTGGTGGGAGTGGTCCGGGTCCGAGGGCGGTTCGCACCTGGTCGACGAGCTCCGCCGGTCCTTCGCCGAGCTCGGCGTGCTCGTTTCGCGTTCACTCGTCTGA